In one window of Balaenoptera musculus isolate JJ_BM4_2016_0621 chromosome 10, mBalMus1.pri.v3, whole genome shotgun sequence DNA:
- the ERBB3 gene encoding receptor tyrosine-protein kinase erbB-3 isoform X3, which translates to MNEFSTLPLPNLRVVRGTQVYDGKFAIFVMLNYNTNSSHALRQLRFTQLTEILSGGVYIEKNDKLCHMDTVDWRDIVRDRDAEIVVKDNGRTCPPCHEVCKGRCWGPGPEDCQTLTKTICAPQCNGHCFGPNPNQCCHDECAGGCSGPQDTDCFACRLFNDSGACVRQCPQPLVYNKLTFQLEPNPHTKYQYGGVCVASCPHNFVVDQTSCVRACPPDKMEVDKNGLKMCEPCGGLCPKACEGTGSGSRFQTVDSSNIDGFVNCTKILGNLDFLITGLNGDPWHKIPALDPEKLSVFRTVREITGYLNIQSWPPHMHNFSVFSNLTTIGGRSLYNRGFSLLIMKNLNVTSLGLRSLKEISAGRIYISANRQLCYHHSLNWTRLLRGPSEERLDIKHNRPRRDCVAEGKVCDPLCSSGGCWGPGPSQCLSCRNYSRGGVCVTHCNFLNGEPREFAHEAECFSCHPECQPLEGTATCNGSGSDACAQCAHFRDGPHCVSSCPFGVLGAKGPIYKYPDAQNECRPCHENCTQGCKGPELQDCLGQTLALISKTHLAMALTVVVGLAVIFLILGSTFLYWRGRRIQNKRAMRRYLERGESVEPLDPSEKANKVSARIFKETELKKLKVLGSGVFGTVHKGVWIPEGESIKIPVCIKVIEDKSGRQSFQAVTDHMLAIGSLDHAHIVRLLGLCPGSSLQLITQYLPLGSLLDHVRQHRGALGPQLLLNWGVQIAKGMYYLEEHGMVHRNLAARNVLLKSPSQVQVADFGVADLLPPDDKQLLHSEAKTPIKWMALESIHFGKYTHQSDVWSYGVTVWELMTFGAEPYAGLRLAEVPDLLEKGERLAQPQICTIDVYMVMVKCWMIDENIRPTFKELANEFTRMARDPPRYLVIKRESGPGIPPGAEPPALTNKELEEVELEPELDLDLELEAEEETLATTLGSALSLPLGTLTRPRGSQSLVSPSSGYMPMNQGNLGEAAQKSAVRGYSERCHRPASLHPVPRGRLASESSEGHVTGSEAELQEKVSMCRSRSRSPRPRGDSAYHSQRHSLLTPVTPQSPPGLEEEDVNGYVMPDAHLKGTSSREGTLSSVGLSSVLGTEEDDDDEEYEYMNRRRKCSPSRPPRPSSLEELGYEYMDVGSDLSASLGSTQSCPLNPVPTMPNASTTPDEDYEYMNRRRGGGGPGGDYAAMEACPAAEQGYEEMRAFQGPVHHGPQVHYARLKTLRSLEATDSAFDNPDYWHSRLFPKANAQRT; encoded by the exons ATGAATGAGTTCTCTACGCTGCCACTGCCCAACCTCCGAGTGGTGCGGGGGACCCAGGTCTACGATGGGAAGTTTGCCATCTTTGTCATGTTGAACTACAACACCAACTCCAGCCATGCTCTGCGCCAGCTCCGCTTTACTCAGCTCACTG AGATTCTGTCAGGGGGCGTTTACATTGAGAAGAATGATAAACTTTGTCACATGGACACAGTTGACTGGAGGGACATCGTGCGGGACCGAGACGCCGAGATAGTGGTGAAGGACAATGGCAGGACCT GTCCCCCCTGTCATGAGGTCTGCAAGGGGCGATGCTGGGGTCCTGGACCAGAAGACTGCCAGACAC TGACCAAGACCATCTGTGCCCCTCAGTGTAATGGTCACTGCTTTGGGCCGAACCCCAACCAGTGCTGCCACGACGAGTGTGCAGGGGGCTGCTCAGGCCCTCAGGACACAGACTGCTTT GCCTGCCGGCTCTTCAATGACAGTGGAGCCTGTGTACGCCAGTGTCCACAGCCTCTTGTCTACAACAAGCTAACTTTCCAGCTGGAACCCAATCCCCACACCAAGTATCAGTATGGAGGAGTTTGTGTAGCCAGCTGTCCCC ATAACTTTGTGGTGGATCAAACATCTTGTGTCAGGGCTTGTCCTCCTGACAAGATGGAAGTAGATAAAAATGGACTCAAGATGTGTGAACCTTGTGGGGGTCTGTGCCCCAAAG CTTGTGAGGGGACGGGCTCTGGGAGCCGCTTCCAGACTGTGGACTCAAGCAACATTGATGGATTTGTGAACTGCACCAAGATCCTGGGCAACCTGGACTTTCTTATCACTGGCCTCAATGG AGACCCCTGGCACAAGATCCCTGCTCTGGACCCTGAGAAGCTCAGTGTCTTCCGGACAGTGCGGGAGATCACAG GTTACCTGAACATCCAGTCCTGGCCTCCCCACATGCACAACTTCAGTGTCTTTTCCAACCTGACGACCATTGGGGGCCGAAGCCTCTACAA CCGGGGCTTCTCACTGTTGATCATGAAGAACTTGAATGTAACATCTCTGGGCCTCCGATCCTTGAAAGAAATTAGTGCTGGGCGTATCTACATAAGTGCCAATCGACAGCTCTGCTACCACCATTCTTTGAACTGGACCAGGCTGCTTCGGGGGCCTTCGGAAGAGAGACTGGACATCAAGCATAATCGGCCCCGCAGAGACTGCG TGGCAGAAGGCAAAGTGTGTGACCCACTGTGCTCCTCTGGGGGATGCTGGGGCCCAGGCCCCAGTCAGTGCCTATCTTGCCGAAACTACAGCCGAGGAGGTGTCTGTGTGACCCACTGCAACTTTCTGAATGG GGAGCCTCGTGAGTTTGCCCATGAAGCTGAATGCTTTTCCTGCCACCCGGAATGCCAACCCTTGGAGGGCACTGCCACGTGCAATGGCTCG GGCTCTGATGCTTGTGCCCAGTGTGCCCATTTTCGAGATGGGCCCCACTGTGTGAGCAGCTGCCCCTTTGGAGTCCTCGGTGCCAAGGGCCCCATCTACAAGTACCCAGATGCTCAGAATGAATGTCGGCCCTGTCATGAGAACTGCACCCAGGG GTGTAAGGGACCAGAGCTACAAGACTGTTTAGGCCAAACACTGGCACTGATCAG CAAAACCCATCTGGCAATGGCTTTAACAGTGGTGGTAGGATTGGCAGTGATTTTCCTGATCCTGGGCAGCACTTTTCTCTATTGGCGTGGGCGCCGGATTCAGAATAAGAGGGCTATGAGGCGCTACTTGGAACGGGGTGAG AGCGTAGAGCCTCTGGATCCCAGTGAGAAGGCTAACAAAGTCTCGGCCAGAATCTTCAaagaaacagagctgaagaagCTTAAAGTGCTGGGCTCGGGCGTCTTCGGAACTGTGCACAAA GGTGTGTGGATTCCTGAGGGTGAATCGATCAAGATTCCAGTCTGCATTAAAGTCATCGAGGACAAGAGTGGACGGCAAAGCTTTCAAGCTGTGACGGAC CATATGCTGGCCATTGGCAGCCTCGACCATGCCCACATTGTACGGCTGCTGGGACTGTGCCCAGGGTCATCTCTGCAGCTCATCACTCAGTACCTGCCTCTGGGCTCCCTGCTGGATCATGTGAGACAACACCGTGGGGCACTGGGGCCACAGCTGCTGCTCAACTGGGGAGTACAAATTGCCAAG GGAATGTACTACCTTGAGGAACATGGTATGGTGCACAGGAACCTGGCTGCCCGAAATGTGCTACTGAAGTCACCCAGTCAAGTTCAGGTGGCAGATTTTGGGGTTGCTGACTTGCTGCCCCCTGATGATAAGCAGCTACTGCACAGTGAGGCCAAG ACTCCAATTAAGTGGATGGCCCTCGAGAGTATCCACTTTGGGAAATACACACACCAGAGTGACGTCTGGAGCTATG GAGTGACAGTTTGGGAGCTGATGACCTTTGGGGCAGAGCCCTATGCAGGGCTGCGACTGGCTGAAGTACCAGATCTGCTGGAGAAGGGGGAGCGGTTGGCACAGCCCCAGATCTGTACCATTGACGTCTACATGGTCATGGTCAAGT GTTGGATGATTGATGAGAACATTCGCCCAACCTTTAAAGAACTAGCCAATGAGTTCACCAGGATGGCCCGAGACCCACCACGGTACCTGGTCATAAAG AGAGAGAGTGGGCCTGGAATTCCGCCTGGGGCAGAGCCCCCTGCTCTAACAAACAAGGAACTGGAGGAAGTAGAGCTGGAGCCAGAACTAGACCTAGACCTGGAGttggaggcagaggaggagaccTTGGCAACCACACTAGGCTCTGCCCTTAGCCTGCCACTTGGAACACTTACTCGGCCACGTGGG AGCCAGAGCCTTGTAAGTCCATCATCGGGATATATGCCTATGAACCAGGGGAATCTTGGGGAGGCTGCCCAG AAGTCTGCAGTTCGTGGGTATAGTGAACGGTGCCACCGTCCAGCCTCTCTGCACCCAGTGCCACGGGGACGCCTGGCATCAGAGTCATCGGAGGGCCATGTGACAGGCTCTGAGGCCGAGCTCCAGGAGAAGGTATCCATGTGTAGAAGCCGGAGCCGGAGCCCACGGCCACGAGGAGACAGTGCCTACCATTCCCAGCGCCACAGCCTGCTTACTCCTGTCACCCCACAGTCCCCACCAGGGTTAGAGGAAGAGGATGTCAATGGTTATGTCATGCCAGATGCACACCTCAAAG GTACCTCCTCCCGGGAAGGCACCCTTTCTTCAGTGGGTCTCAGTTCTGTCCTGGGTACTGAAGAAGATGACGACGACGAGGAGTATGAATACATGAACCGGAGGAGAAAGTGCAGTCCATCTCGTCCCCCTAGGCCAAGTTCCCTTGAGGAGCTGGGTTATGAGTACATGGATGTGGGATCAGACCTCAGTGCTTCCCTGGGCAGCACACAGAGTTGCCCGCTCAACCCCGTGCCCACCATGCCCAACGCCAGCACAACTCCAGATGAAGATTATGAATATATGAATCGGCGACGTGGTGGAGGAGGTCCTGGGGGGGATTATGCAGCCATGGAGGCCTGCCCAGCAGCTGAGCAAGGGTATGAAGAAATGAGAGCTTTCCAGGGGCCTGTACACCATGGCCCCCAAGTCCATTATGCCCGCCTCAAAACTCTACGTAGTTTAGAAGCCACTGACTCTGCCTTTGATAACCCCGATTACTGGCATAGCCGGCTTTTCCCCAAGGCTAATGCCCAGAGAACATAA
- the ERBB3 gene encoding receptor tyrosine-protein kinase erbB-3 isoform X4 — protein sequence MRANGALQVLGFLLSLARGSEVGNSQAEILSGGVYIEKNDKLCHMDTVDWRDIVRDRDAEIVVKDNGRTCPPCHEVCKGRCWGPGPEDCQTLTKTICAPQCNGHCFGPNPNQCCHDECAGGCSGPQDTDCFACRLFNDSGACVRQCPQPLVYNKLTFQLEPNPHTKYQYGGVCVASCPHNFVVDQTSCVRACPPDKMEVDKNGLKMCEPCGGLCPKACEGTGSGSRFQTVDSSNIDGFVNCTKILGNLDFLITGLNGDPWHKIPALDPEKLSVFRTVREITGYLNIQSWPPHMHNFSVFSNLTTIGGRSLYNRGFSLLIMKNLNVTSLGLRSLKEISAGRIYISANRQLCYHHSLNWTRLLRGPSEERLDIKHNRPRRDCVAEGKVCDPLCSSGGCWGPGPSQCLSCRNYSRGGVCVTHCNFLNGEPREFAHEAECFSCHPECQPLEGTATCNGSGSDACAQCAHFRDGPHCVSSCPFGVLGAKGPIYKYPDAQNECRPCHENCTQGCKGPELQDCLGQTLALISKTHLAMALTVVVGLAVIFLILGSTFLYWRGRRIQNKRAMRRYLERGESVEPLDPSEKANKVSARIFKETELKKLKVLGSGVFGTVHKGVWIPEGESIKIPVCIKVIEDKSGRQSFQAVTDHMLAIGSLDHAHIVRLLGLCPGSSLQLITQYLPLGSLLDHVRQHRGALGPQLLLNWGVQIAKGMYYLEEHGMVHRNLAARNVLLKSPSQVQVADFGVADLLPPDDKQLLHSEAKTPIKWMALESIHFGKYTHQSDVWSYGVTVWELMTFGAEPYAGLRLAEVPDLLEKGERLAQPQICTIDVYMVMVKCWMIDENIRPTFKELANEFTRMARDPPRYLVIKRESGPGIPPGAEPPALTNKELEEVELEPELDLDLELEAEEETLATTLGSALSLPLGTLTRPRGSQSLVSPSSGYMPMNQGNLGEAAQKSAVRGYSERCHRPASLHPVPRGRLASESSEGHVTGSEAELQEKVSMCRSRSRSPRPRGDSAYHSQRHSLLTPVTPQSPPGLEEEDVNGYVMPDAHLKGTSSREGTLSSVGLSSVLGTEEDDDDEEYEYMNRRRKCSPSRPPRPSSLEELGYEYMDVGSDLSASLGSTQSCPLNPVPTMPNASTTPDEDYEYMNRRRGGGGPGGDYAAMEACPAAEQGYEEMRAFQGPVHHGPQVHYARLKTLRSLEATDSAFDNPDYWHSRLFPKANAQRT from the exons ATGAGAGCGAACGGGGCTCTGCAGGTGCTGGGCTTCCTCCTCAGCCTGGCCCGGGGCTCCGAGGTGGGCAACTCGCAGGCAG AGATTCTGTCAGGGGGCGTTTACATTGAGAAGAATGATAAACTTTGTCACATGGACACAGTTGACTGGAGGGACATCGTGCGGGACCGAGACGCCGAGATAGTGGTGAAGGACAATGGCAGGACCT GTCCCCCCTGTCATGAGGTCTGCAAGGGGCGATGCTGGGGTCCTGGACCAGAAGACTGCCAGACAC TGACCAAGACCATCTGTGCCCCTCAGTGTAATGGTCACTGCTTTGGGCCGAACCCCAACCAGTGCTGCCACGACGAGTGTGCAGGGGGCTGCTCAGGCCCTCAGGACACAGACTGCTTT GCCTGCCGGCTCTTCAATGACAGTGGAGCCTGTGTACGCCAGTGTCCACAGCCTCTTGTCTACAACAAGCTAACTTTCCAGCTGGAACCCAATCCCCACACCAAGTATCAGTATGGAGGAGTTTGTGTAGCCAGCTGTCCCC ATAACTTTGTGGTGGATCAAACATCTTGTGTCAGGGCTTGTCCTCCTGACAAGATGGAAGTAGATAAAAATGGACTCAAGATGTGTGAACCTTGTGGGGGTCTGTGCCCCAAAG CTTGTGAGGGGACGGGCTCTGGGAGCCGCTTCCAGACTGTGGACTCAAGCAACATTGATGGATTTGTGAACTGCACCAAGATCCTGGGCAACCTGGACTTTCTTATCACTGGCCTCAATGG AGACCCCTGGCACAAGATCCCTGCTCTGGACCCTGAGAAGCTCAGTGTCTTCCGGACAGTGCGGGAGATCACAG GTTACCTGAACATCCAGTCCTGGCCTCCCCACATGCACAACTTCAGTGTCTTTTCCAACCTGACGACCATTGGGGGCCGAAGCCTCTACAA CCGGGGCTTCTCACTGTTGATCATGAAGAACTTGAATGTAACATCTCTGGGCCTCCGATCCTTGAAAGAAATTAGTGCTGGGCGTATCTACATAAGTGCCAATCGACAGCTCTGCTACCACCATTCTTTGAACTGGACCAGGCTGCTTCGGGGGCCTTCGGAAGAGAGACTGGACATCAAGCATAATCGGCCCCGCAGAGACTGCG TGGCAGAAGGCAAAGTGTGTGACCCACTGTGCTCCTCTGGGGGATGCTGGGGCCCAGGCCCCAGTCAGTGCCTATCTTGCCGAAACTACAGCCGAGGAGGTGTCTGTGTGACCCACTGCAACTTTCTGAATGG GGAGCCTCGTGAGTTTGCCCATGAAGCTGAATGCTTTTCCTGCCACCCGGAATGCCAACCCTTGGAGGGCACTGCCACGTGCAATGGCTCG GGCTCTGATGCTTGTGCCCAGTGTGCCCATTTTCGAGATGGGCCCCACTGTGTGAGCAGCTGCCCCTTTGGAGTCCTCGGTGCCAAGGGCCCCATCTACAAGTACCCAGATGCTCAGAATGAATGTCGGCCCTGTCATGAGAACTGCACCCAGGG GTGTAAGGGACCAGAGCTACAAGACTGTTTAGGCCAAACACTGGCACTGATCAG CAAAACCCATCTGGCAATGGCTTTAACAGTGGTGGTAGGATTGGCAGTGATTTTCCTGATCCTGGGCAGCACTTTTCTCTATTGGCGTGGGCGCCGGATTCAGAATAAGAGGGCTATGAGGCGCTACTTGGAACGGGGTGAG AGCGTAGAGCCTCTGGATCCCAGTGAGAAGGCTAACAAAGTCTCGGCCAGAATCTTCAaagaaacagagctgaagaagCTTAAAGTGCTGGGCTCGGGCGTCTTCGGAACTGTGCACAAA GGTGTGTGGATTCCTGAGGGTGAATCGATCAAGATTCCAGTCTGCATTAAAGTCATCGAGGACAAGAGTGGACGGCAAAGCTTTCAAGCTGTGACGGAC CATATGCTGGCCATTGGCAGCCTCGACCATGCCCACATTGTACGGCTGCTGGGACTGTGCCCAGGGTCATCTCTGCAGCTCATCACTCAGTACCTGCCTCTGGGCTCCCTGCTGGATCATGTGAGACAACACCGTGGGGCACTGGGGCCACAGCTGCTGCTCAACTGGGGAGTACAAATTGCCAAG GGAATGTACTACCTTGAGGAACATGGTATGGTGCACAGGAACCTGGCTGCCCGAAATGTGCTACTGAAGTCACCCAGTCAAGTTCAGGTGGCAGATTTTGGGGTTGCTGACTTGCTGCCCCCTGATGATAAGCAGCTACTGCACAGTGAGGCCAAG ACTCCAATTAAGTGGATGGCCCTCGAGAGTATCCACTTTGGGAAATACACACACCAGAGTGACGTCTGGAGCTATG GAGTGACAGTTTGGGAGCTGATGACCTTTGGGGCAGAGCCCTATGCAGGGCTGCGACTGGCTGAAGTACCAGATCTGCTGGAGAAGGGGGAGCGGTTGGCACAGCCCCAGATCTGTACCATTGACGTCTACATGGTCATGGTCAAGT GTTGGATGATTGATGAGAACATTCGCCCAACCTTTAAAGAACTAGCCAATGAGTTCACCAGGATGGCCCGAGACCCACCACGGTACCTGGTCATAAAG AGAGAGAGTGGGCCTGGAATTCCGCCTGGGGCAGAGCCCCCTGCTCTAACAAACAAGGAACTGGAGGAAGTAGAGCTGGAGCCAGAACTAGACCTAGACCTGGAGttggaggcagaggaggagaccTTGGCAACCACACTAGGCTCTGCCCTTAGCCTGCCACTTGGAACACTTACTCGGCCACGTGGG AGCCAGAGCCTTGTAAGTCCATCATCGGGATATATGCCTATGAACCAGGGGAATCTTGGGGAGGCTGCCCAG AAGTCTGCAGTTCGTGGGTATAGTGAACGGTGCCACCGTCCAGCCTCTCTGCACCCAGTGCCACGGGGACGCCTGGCATCAGAGTCATCGGAGGGCCATGTGACAGGCTCTGAGGCCGAGCTCCAGGAGAAGGTATCCATGTGTAGAAGCCGGAGCCGGAGCCCACGGCCACGAGGAGACAGTGCCTACCATTCCCAGCGCCACAGCCTGCTTACTCCTGTCACCCCACAGTCCCCACCAGGGTTAGAGGAAGAGGATGTCAATGGTTATGTCATGCCAGATGCACACCTCAAAG GTACCTCCTCCCGGGAAGGCACCCTTTCTTCAGTGGGTCTCAGTTCTGTCCTGGGTACTGAAGAAGATGACGACGACGAGGAGTATGAATACATGAACCGGAGGAGAAAGTGCAGTCCATCTCGTCCCCCTAGGCCAAGTTCCCTTGAGGAGCTGGGTTATGAGTACATGGATGTGGGATCAGACCTCAGTGCTTCCCTGGGCAGCACACAGAGTTGCCCGCTCAACCCCGTGCCCACCATGCCCAACGCCAGCACAACTCCAGATGAAGATTATGAATATATGAATCGGCGACGTGGTGGAGGAGGTCCTGGGGGGGATTATGCAGCCATGGAGGCCTGCCCAGCAGCTGAGCAAGGGTATGAAGAAATGAGAGCTTTCCAGGGGCCTGTACACCATGGCCCCCAAGTCCATTATGCCCGCCTCAAAACTCTACGTAGTTTAGAAGCCACTGACTCTGCCTTTGATAACCCCGATTACTGGCATAGCCGGCTTTTCCCCAAGGCTAATGCCCAGAGAACATAA